A region from the Solibacillus sp. FSL H8-0523 genome encodes:
- the pyc gene encoding pyruvate carboxylase has protein sequence MTAIKKILVANRGEIAIRILRACNELHIKTVAIYSREDSGSYHRYKADEAYLIGVGKKPIDAYLDIEGIIVIAKDANVDAIHPGYGFLAENVQFARRCEEEGIQFIGPTSRHLDMFGDKVKAREQAIVANIPVIPGTDGPVTSLQEVQAFSETHGFPVMIKAALGGGGRGMRLVHRVEDLQDSYDRAKSEAKAAFGSDEVYVEKAIIKPKHIEVQILGDTHGNIVHLYERDCSIQRRHQKVVEIAPSNSISKDLRDRICDAAVKLMKNVGYINAGTVEFLVADDEFYFIEVNPRIQVEHTITEMITGIDIVHAQIKVAEGLNLHSEEVGIPAQDAIPLFGFAIQSRVTTEDPANDFMPDTGKLMVYRSSGGFGVRLDAGNGFQGAVVTPFYDSLLVKISTWGMTFAEAAAKMDRNLREFRIRGVKTNIPFLGNVVIHEKFLTGAFDTSFIDTTPELFEFPERKDRGTKLLNYIGNVTLNGFPGVEKRAKPIFVQPEQPKVDLVAPPQSGTKQILDERGADGLVKWVKEQQDVLLTDTTFRDAHQSLLATRMRSQDMFQIADETARLMHNYFSLEMWGGATFDVAYRFLKEDPWARLEKLREQVPNVLFQMLLRGANAVGYTNYPDNLIREFIQQSAASGVDVFRIFDSLNWIKGMEVAIDEARNTGKIAEAAICYTGDILDDSRGKYTVQYYKDMARELEATGAHILAIKDMAGLLKPQAAYRLISELKDATDLPIHLHTHDTSGNGIYLYAKAIEAGVDIIDTALGSMAGLTSQPSANSLHYAMKGSERNVRADVESLEKLSYYWGDVRKYYVDFESGMNAPHSEIYVHEMPGGQYSNLQQQAKAVGLGDRWDEVKTMYSTVNMMFGDIVKVTPSSKVVGDMALFMVQNNLTEDNVLDRGRGIDFPESVIEFFQGYLGQPHGGFPQELQAVVLKEREAITVRPGELLEPVNFDELAKDLEEKTGRIPTKKDLLAYALYPKVFEQYMQAMDQFGDISVLDTPTFLYGLKLGEEIEVEIEKGKTLIIKLVSIGEPQHDGTRVLYFEMNGQSRELVIQDLTVEVDGSIALKADPSDPNQIGATMPGTVLKVVVNKGSSVKRGDHLLITESMKMETTVQAPKDGIVKEVYASAGDAISTGDLLIELQ, from the coding sequence ATGACAGCGATCAAAAAGATTTTAGTAGCAAACCGAGGGGAAATTGCGATACGTATTTTACGTGCATGTAACGAATTGCATATTAAAACAGTAGCGATTTATTCACGTGAGGATAGTGGTTCGTATCACCGTTATAAAGCAGACGAGGCCTACCTGATTGGGGTAGGTAAAAAGCCGATTGATGCGTATTTAGACATTGAAGGTATCATTGTAATCGCAAAAGATGCAAATGTGGATGCGATTCATCCGGGCTATGGTTTTTTAGCAGAAAATGTACAGTTTGCACGGCGCTGTGAAGAAGAAGGCATTCAATTTATTGGTCCGACTTCACGTCATTTAGATATGTTCGGTGACAAGGTAAAAGCACGTGAGCAGGCTATTGTTGCAAATATTCCAGTCATTCCAGGTACAGATGGTCCGGTTACTAGTTTGCAAGAAGTACAAGCATTTAGTGAAACGCACGGCTTTCCGGTTATGATCAAAGCCGCACTAGGTGGCGGTGGGCGTGGGATGCGTCTTGTTCATAGAGTGGAAGATTTACAGGATTCCTATGACCGCGCTAAATCGGAAGCAAAAGCGGCATTTGGCTCAGATGAAGTGTATGTAGAAAAGGCCATAATCAAACCAAAACATATCGAAGTACAAATCTTAGGGGATACGCACGGCAATATTGTGCATTTATATGAACGAGATTGTTCGATTCAGCGCCGTCATCAAAAGGTTGTTGAAATTGCACCATCTAATTCGATTTCAAAGGACTTGCGTGACCGTATTTGTGATGCCGCAGTAAAACTAATGAAAAATGTCGGCTACATAAACGCCGGAACCGTGGAATTTTTAGTAGCGGACGATGAATTTTATTTCATCGAAGTAAATCCACGTATCCAAGTAGAACATACGATTACAGAAATGATTACCGGCATTGATATTGTGCATGCACAAATAAAAGTGGCAGAAGGACTTAATCTTCACTCTGAAGAAGTAGGGATCCCAGCGCAGGACGCGATTCCTCTATTCGGCTTTGCAATTCAGTCACGTGTGACAACAGAAGATCCTGCGAATGACTTTATGCCAGATACAGGGAAATTAATGGTATACCGCTCAAGCGGCGGCTTCGGTGTGCGTCTAGATGCTGGAAATGGTTTCCAAGGTGCTGTTGTAACACCGTTCTATGATTCATTACTTGTGAAAATTTCAACATGGGGTATGACATTCGCTGAAGCGGCGGCAAAAATGGACCGTAACTTACGTGAGTTCCGTATTCGTGGTGTAAAAACGAATATTCCGTTTTTAGGTAATGTTGTAATACATGAAAAATTTTTAACAGGTGCATTTGATACGAGCTTTATCGATACCACACCTGAACTATTTGAGTTCCCAGAGCGTAAAGACCGTGGGACAAAGCTACTTAACTATATCGGTAATGTGACATTAAACGGCTTCCCAGGAGTAGAAAAGCGTGCGAAACCAATATTTGTGCAGCCAGAACAGCCAAAAGTGGACCTAGTAGCACCACCACAAAGCGGTACGAAGCAAATCTTAGATGAGCGCGGTGCAGATGGCTTAGTAAAATGGGTGAAAGAGCAGCAAGATGTGCTACTGACAGATACAACATTCCGTGATGCGCATCAATCACTGTTAGCAACGCGTATGCGCTCGCAAGATATGTTCCAAATTGCAGATGAAACAGCGCGCCTGATGCATAATTACTTCTCATTAGAAATGTGGGGCGGGGCAACGTTTGATGTGGCCTACCGTTTCTTAAAGGAAGATCCATGGGCACGTTTAGAAAAACTACGTGAGCAAGTACCAAATGTGTTATTCCAAATGCTACTGCGTGGTGCCAATGCGGTGGGTTATACGAACTATCCAGATAATTTAATTCGTGAATTTATTCAACAATCGGCCGCATCAGGTGTCGATGTCTTCCGCATTTTCGATTCATTAAACTGGATTAAGGGAATGGAAGTTGCAATTGATGAAGCACGTAACACAGGAAAAATCGCAGAAGCCGCGATTTGCTATACCGGCGATATTTTAGATGATAGCCGCGGAAAATACACAGTGCAATACTATAAAGACATGGCACGTGAATTAGAAGCAACAGGTGCGCATATTTTAGCGATTAAAGATATGGCCGGGTTACTAAAACCACAAGCGGCCTATCGCTTAATTTCAGAGCTAAAAGATGCGACAGACTTACCAATTCATTTGCATACGCATGATACGAGTGGCAACGGGATTTACTTATACGCAAAAGCCATTGAAGCCGGTGTTGATATTATCGATACGGCACTTGGCTCAATGGCGGGCTTAACTTCACAACCAAGCGCCAATTCATTGCATTACGCAATGAAAGGCTCAGAGCGCAATGTTCGTGCCGATGTCGAAAGTTTAGAAAAGCTCTCGTACTATTGGGGCGATGTGCGTAAATATTATGTAGACTTTGAAAGCGGGATGAACGCGCCACATTCTGAAATTTATGTTCACGAAATGCCGGGTGGTCAGTATAGTAACCTACAGCAACAGGCAAAAGCAGTCGGACTAGGTGACCGCTGGGACGAAGTGAAAACGATGTATTCAACAGTCAATATGATGTTTGGTGATATCGTTAAAGTAACGCCTTCTTCAAAAGTTGTTGGCGATATGGCGCTCTTTATGGTGCAAAATAATTTAACAGAAGACAATGTACTTGATCGCGGACGAGGCATTGACTTCCCAGAGTCTGTGATTGAGTTCTTCCAGGGCTATCTGGGACAGCCACATGGTGGATTCCCGCAAGAACTTCAGGCAGTTGTACTAAAAGAGCGTGAAGCGATTACAGTGCGTCCTGGTGAGTTATTAGAGCCTGTAAACTTTGATGAGCTTGCAAAAGATCTAGAAGAGAAAACGGGTCGCATACCAACGAAGAAAGATTTGTTAGCCTATGCGCTCTATCCAAAAGTATTTGAACAATATATGCAAGCAATGGATCAGTTTGGTGATATTTCCGTACTCGATACACCGACATTCCTTTACGGCTTAAAGCTCGGTGAAGAAATTGAAGTGGAAATCGAAAAAGGGAAGACGCTAATTATTAAGCTTGTATCAATTGGTGAGCCGCAGCACGATGGTACGCGTGTCCTTTACTTTGAGATGAATGGTCAATCGCGTGAGCTTGTTATTCAAGATTTAACAGTTGAGGTAGATGGCAGTATCGCATTAAAGGCTGACCCGTCAGATCCAAACCAAATTGGTGCAACAATGCCAGGTACGGTATTAAAGGTTGTTGTCAACAAAGGCAGCTCAGTGAAGCGCGGCGATCATTTACTCATTACAGAATCAATGAAAATGGAAACGACTGTACAAGCACCAAAAGATGGAATCGTTAAAGAAGTGTACGCTTCAGCAGGCGATGCGATTTCAACAGGTGATTTGTTAATCGAACTACAATAA
- a CDS encoding heme A synthase, whose translation MQQKYNKFLKWFGVLSTLGMLLILQGGALVTKTDSGLGCGRNWPDCNGSLIPKEITTEVLIEFSHRVVTGSVSIFILILVVWTWRSLGHIREVKFLGFLAMFFLVLQALIGAAQVLWGQGDYILALHFGISLISFASVLLLTLIVFEADKKFDTNRISMSKKLKIHTIAVTLYSYVVVYSGALVRHTDASLVCPDWPFCRNEEPFAIPYNLYEWVQMGHRFAVLIFFIWMVYITIYVVRNYKGQRVIYWGWVIAMSLVVGQVLAGMLVVLFKLQLLVSLLHSLLITLLFGLLCYLILLVSRSK comes from the coding sequence ATGCAACAAAAATACAATAAATTTTTAAAATGGTTTGGTGTTTTATCGACGCTTGGCATGTTGTTAATTCTTCAAGGTGGTGCGCTCGTTACAAAAACAGATAGTGGTTTAGGTTGTGGTCGAAATTGGCCTGATTGTAACGGCTCCTTAATCCCGAAAGAAATTACAACAGAAGTTTTAATTGAATTTTCTCATCGAGTAGTGACAGGTTCGGTTTCCATTTTCATTCTTATTTTAGTCGTTTGGACGTGGCGCTCACTTGGACATATTCGTGAAGTTAAATTTTTAGGCTTTTTAGCCATGTTTTTCTTAGTTCTTCAAGCACTAATTGGTGCTGCACAAGTACTTTGGGGACAAGGCGACTACATTTTAGCATTGCACTTTGGGATTTCATTAATTTCCTTTGCATCTGTACTGCTGCTGACGCTCATTGTTTTTGAGGCCGATAAAAAATTCGATACCAATCGTATTTCGATGAGTAAAAAGTTAAAAATACATACAATTGCAGTAACACTTTATTCATACGTTGTGGTATATTCAGGGGCACTTGTTCGTCATACAGATGCAAGTTTAGTCTGTCCGGATTGGCCGTTCTGTCGTAACGAAGAACCGTTCGCTATTCCTTATAACCTGTATGAATGGGTACAGATGGGGCACCGATTCGCGGTGTTAATCTTCTTTATTTGGATGGTTTATATTACAATTTATGTTGTTCGTAACTATAAAGGGCAACGTGTTATTTATTGGGGTTGGGTCATTGCAATGTCACTTGTCGTTGGGCAAGTGTTAGCAGGTATGCTTGTTGTCTTATTTAAGTTACAATTACTTGTTTCATTACTACATTCTTTACTCATTACATTACTGTTCGGGTTATTATGCTATTTAATTTTGTTAGTATCTCGTTCTAAATAA
- the coxB gene encoding cytochrome c oxidase subunit II → MMKGLKKWRLFSLLTVMTVFLSACGEDYLSTLRPAGPVGQEQLNILILSIVIMALVVVVVSTIYLVAFFKFRRAKVGENHMPKQVEGSHTLEVIWTVIPIILLLILAVPTLNSTYKFADVAAMDEVDEEGNKTALTVNVTAKLYWWEFEYPDLGIITAQDLVVPTGEKVYFNLIAADVKHSFWIPAVGGKMDTNVDGINKFYLQFDKESAGLNEGEGVFYGKCAELCGPSHALMDFKVKTLEPAAFDAWVAAMKATEGNTASADSTDVGEAAFANSCLGCHAVSAVAGNGMGPNLTTFGDRNRLAGFMEHNVENTTEWILDPETYKPGNTMTGKYNVTPEEAKAISEYLMTLTVEK, encoded by the coding sequence ATGATGAAAGGGCTTAAAAAGTGGCGTTTATTCTCGCTATTAACAGTAATGACAGTTTTCCTTTCAGCATGTGGTGAAGATTATCTTTCGACGCTTCGCCCAGCAGGTCCGGTAGGTCAAGAGCAATTAAATATTTTAATTTTATCTATTGTGATTATGGCATTAGTCGTAGTCGTAGTATCTACAATTTATTTAGTTGCGTTCTTTAAATTCCGCCGTGCTAAAGTAGGCGAAAACCATATGCCGAAGCAAGTGGAAGGAAGCCACACATTAGAAGTTATTTGGACAGTTATTCCGATTATCTTACTATTAATCTTAGCTGTACCAACGCTAAACTCTACTTATAAATTTGCAGATGTTGCTGCAATGGATGAAGTAGATGAAGAAGGCAACAAAACAGCTCTTACAGTGAATGTAACAGCAAAATTATACTGGTGGGAGTTTGAGTATCCAGACTTAGGGATTATTACGGCACAAGATTTAGTCGTACCAACTGGTGAAAAAGTATACTTCAACCTAATCGCTGCAGACGTTAAGCACTCATTCTGGATCCCAGCAGTGGGCGGTAAGATGGATACAAACGTTGATGGTATTAACAAATTCTACTTACAGTTCGACAAAGAGTCAGCTGGATTAAATGAAGGAGAAGGCGTGTTCTATGGTAAATGTGCTGAGTTATGTGGTCCTTCTCACGCATTAATGGACTTCAAAGTAAAAACGCTTGAACCAGCAGCATTTGATGCTTGGGTTGCGGCAATGAAAGCAACAGAAGGCAATACTGCAAGTGCAGATTCAACAGATGTTGGTGAAGCAGCATTCGCAAACTCTTGCCTAGGATGTCACGCTGTATCAGCAGTAGCTGGTAATGGTATGGGTCCAAACTTAACAACATTCGGTGACCGTAACCGCTTAGCTGGTTTCATGGAGCATAATGTTGAAAACACGACTGAATGGATTCTTGATCCTGAAACGTACAAACCAGGTAATACAATGACTGGTAAATATAATGTTACTCCGGAAGAAGCAAAAGCAATTTCAGAGTACTTAATGACATTAACAGTTGAAAAGTAA
- a CDS encoding cbb3-type cytochrome c oxidase subunit I, protein MSSVTQKKGFGAHVWDYLTTVDHKKIAIMYLAAGTLFFAIAGFEALLMRIQLMFPESTFISAGLFNELLTMHGTTMLFLAATPIIFAFMNAIVPLQIGARDVAFPFLNSLGFWLFFLGAVFLHLSFFLGGAPDAGWTSYASLSLYSPGHGIDFYILGLQISGAGTLISGINFIVTIITMRAPGMTFMRMPLFTWTTLVSSSLILFAFPPLTGGLFLMLVDRMFGANFFDHTMGGNTIIWEHLFWIFGHPEVYILVLPAFGLFSEIIPVFARKRLFGYSSMVFATILIGFLGFMVWAHHMFTVGMGATANAIFAVATMAIAVPTGMKVFNWILTIWGGSIKVTVPMLYALGFIPSFVAGGVTGVMQATAPLDYQLHDSYFIVAHFHYVIVGGIVTALFGSAHFYWPIMFNRALNPKLGVLTFWVFFIGFHLTFFVQHFLGLMGMPRRVFTYMGGQGWDLFNLISTVGAMMMGVGVVLLVVDVLLSIKSEPVNKRDYWGDGRSLEWAIETPLPFYNFKQTPLVRGFDPYWIEKEEGNKEGMVYAEPLGEIHMPNNSILPLVMSIGVFIAAFGALYSPWGDQVQAGTATGASPAVSLALLIGGLGLTVGSMIARSVKDDLGFHVTVAEVEAIETDLANYRAKGNKGGNK, encoded by the coding sequence GTGAGCTCTGTTACACAGAAAAAGGGCTTCGGGGCACATGTATGGGACTATTTAACAACGGTCGATCATAAAAAGATCGCCATTATGTATTTAGCTGCCGGTACACTGTTCTTCGCAATTGCAGGATTTGAAGCGTTACTTATGCGTATTCAATTAATGTTCCCAGAAAGTACGTTCATTTCTGCTGGCCTATTTAACGAATTATTAACAATGCACGGTACAACGATGCTATTCTTAGCAGCGACACCGATTATCTTTGCCTTTATGAATGCCATCGTGCCACTACAAATTGGTGCACGTGACGTAGCATTCCCATTTTTAAACTCACTAGGGTTCTGGTTATTCTTCCTTGGTGCGGTATTCCTTCACCTTTCATTCTTCTTAGGTGGAGCGCCTGATGCAGGTTGGACTTCATATGCATCATTATCTTTATATTCACCAGGACATGGTATCGACTTCTATATCCTAGGTTTACAAATTTCTGGTGCGGGTACATTAATTTCTGGTATCAACTTTATCGTAACGATTATTACAATGCGTGCACCTGGTATGACGTTCATGCGTATGCCACTATTTACTTGGACTACTTTAGTATCAAGTTCATTAATTTTATTCGCGTTCCCTCCACTTACTGGTGGTTTATTCTTAATGTTAGTTGACCGTATGTTCGGAGCAAACTTCTTCGATCATACAATGGGTGGTAACACAATTATTTGGGAGCACTTATTCTGGATCTTTGGTCACCCGGAAGTGTATATCTTAGTATTACCTGCGTTTGGATTATTCTCAGAGATTATTCCAGTATTCGCTCGTAAACGTTTATTCGGATACTCTTCAATGGTATTCGCAACAATCTTAATCGGTTTCTTAGGATTCATGGTATGGGCCCACCACATGTTCACAGTTGGTATGGGTGCTACTGCCAACGCAATCTTCGCTGTTGCAACAATGGCAATCGCCGTTCCAACAGGTATGAAAGTATTCAACTGGATTCTGACAATCTGGGGCGGTTCAATTAAAGTTACAGTACCAATGCTTTATGCACTTGGTTTCATCCCGTCATTCGTTGCGGGTGGTGTTACAGGGGTTATGCAGGCAACTGCACCACTTGACTACCAATTACACGATTCTTATTTCATCGTAGCTCACTTCCACTACGTAATCGTAGGTGGTATCGTAACTGCGTTATTCGGTTCAGCTCACTTCTACTGGCCGATTATGTTTAACCGTGCGTTAAATCCGAAACTTGGAGTACTTACTTTCTGGGTATTCTTCATTGGTTTCCACTTAACGTTCTTCGTACAACATTTCTTAGGTTTAATGGGTATGCCACGTCGTGTATTCACATACATGGGCGGCCAAGGCTGGGATCTATTCAACTTAATCTCAACAGTCGGTGCCATGATGATGGGTGTCGGGGTAGTATTATTAGTAGTCGATGTATTATTATCGATTAAATCTGAACCAGTTAACAAGCGCGATTACTGGGGCGATGGTCGTTCACTTGAGTGGGCAATCGAAACGCCACTACCATTCTATAACTTTAAACAAACGCCACTAGTGCGTGGATTCGATCCATATTGGATTGAAAAAGAAGAAGGTAACAAAGAAGGTATGGTATATGCTGAGCCACTAGGCGAAATTCACATGCCAAATAACTCAATCTTACCTTTAGTTATGTCAATTGGTGTATTCATCGCTGCATTTGGTGCGTTATATAGCCCATGGGGTGATCAAGTTCAAGCAGGTACAGCTACAGGTGCATCACCAGCAGTATCATTAGCGTTACTTATCGGAGGTTTAGGCTTAACGGTTGGTTCTATGATCGCTCGTTCAGTAAAAGACGATTTAGGATTCCATGTAACAGTTGCTGAAGTTGAAGCAATTGAGACAGATTTAGCAAACTACCGTGCAAAAGGAAACAAAGGGGGTAACAAGTAA
- a CDS encoding cytochrome (ubi)quinol oxidase subunit III: MDINQKFTPQTWPKHPEQATQEGKNKLVGLWIFLASDTVLFASVFATYIALKDHGPAGMEFAAKDLYELPLAFIMTMLLLTSSLTSVYAMYHMKNYNWNGVRTWMGITVLLGLAFLGLEIYEFNHYVHIGFGYTQSAFSSAFFTLVGMHGLHVIIGLVWITGLIVRNGGRGLNLYNAPKFYAASLYWHFIDVVWVFIFTVVYLMGVLG; encoded by the coding sequence ATGGATATTAATCAAAAATTTACTCCACAAACTTGGCCAAAACACCCTGAACAGGCTACACAAGAAGGGAAAAACAAGTTAGTTGGTCTTTGGATTTTCCTAGCGTCAGATACAGTTTTATTCGCGAGTGTGTTTGCTACATACATCGCTTTAAAAGACCATGGTCCAGCAGGTATGGAATTTGCTGCAAAGGATCTTTATGAATTACCATTAGCATTTATTATGACGATGTTATTATTAACATCTTCATTAACATCTGTATACGCAATGTACCATATGAAGAACTACAACTGGAATGGCGTTCGTACATGGATGGGTATTACTGTATTATTAGGGTTAGCATTCTTAGGTTTAGAAATCTACGAATTTAATCACTATGTACACATTGGCTTTGGTTACACACAATCGGCATTCTCATCTGCATTCTTTACGCTTGTAGGGATGCACGGTTTACACGTAATCATTGGTTTGGTTTGGATTACAGGCTTAATCGTCCGTAACGGTGGTCGCGGACTGAATCTTTACAACGCGCCGAAGTTCTATGCCGCTTCATTATACTGGCACTTTATCGACGTTGTATGGGTATTCATCTTCACAGTAGTATATCTGATGGGAGTGTTGGGATAA
- a CDS encoding cytochrome C oxidase subunit IV family protein, translating to MAHGTHVEVRTPAQYEYDKAQSKAHMRKQVVNFAIMIFLTFIAFAAVLAEFAPTFIIPVILLLAGIQVVLQLYAFMHLEDRSTHMVGVIEFFIWSAAFIAFTFFIAFTTIIWWG from the coding sequence ATGGCACACGGAACTCATGTAGAAGTACGTACTCCAGCTCAATATGAATATGATAAAGCTCAGTCTAAAGCGCATATGCGTAAACAAGTAGTAAACTTTGCGATTATGATTTTCTTAACTTTTATCGCGTTTGCTGCAGTGTTAGCTGAATTTGCACCTACCTTTATCATTCCAGTCATTTTATTATTAGCTGGAATCCAAGTAGTATTACAACTTTATGCTTTCATGCACTTAGAAGACCGTTCTACACACATGGTTGGTGTAATCGAATTCTTCATTTGGAGTGCTGCCTTCATCGCGTTTACGTTCT